In the genome of Xiphophorus hellerii strain 12219 chromosome 14, Xiphophorus_hellerii-4.1, whole genome shotgun sequence, the window cccgcaaatgtaagtgtaagtattattacaagtaaaccaatattcaTATAAGCATTTTACTTTGggtcttatccaattactcaaaatgctTAGTCTTcactctttaaaactttcatgttttgaaataaggaatagtcccaactatttttataaatctgcaggctggaaacttacttcctctttttccaggaaacctgctcttcctgttttatgactctctctgtctgactatgatttcttatgattagatggaaaaaagaagtagaattaaagcaaagtttgcaggagattaaaaacaacacacacacaaccagattgattttattgaagtttaagtctactgttgggcctagatgtcacttgtgtgattaattttaaaggtaacttcatttattgttactgttgAACTAAAATCTCCGGCATGTGAAAGTGGGATGATCTCGGGTTTTCCTGACACCTTGAACAAATGAGtcactaaatatattttaagtgttttgttgaattatgtgttttttcCACCAATGTGTAACaatgattacattttatttgtgactGTTGGACATGAAGCGCTGGAGGAACAAGTGTCAACGTATGCTGTAgtgaaaaaaacacagcagttgGTCAGAGTGTGAAACGGAAACATGACAGCTGTAAATAGCGAGCATTGAGTTTTATGCTCAGATCCTCTTCAGATGCTCGGACTTCAGTTTGTCTCTTGCCAAACCAGAGCGACGCGTCACCAGTGTAGGACGTGAAGATGGACCACGTTTTGCTCTGTGTGCTGGATTTCCTGAGTGAGTACATGACTTTTAATCGAGCAGATCGAGGAAAATGCGTGAAATGAGAAAATGGGGGTGAGATGGATTCATTTGTTGtgttcacttaaaaaaataaactgagcaAACATCCGTTTTTACACTGTTCAGCTTCATACTGgcttaaaacaaatacagaaagaaaacacagctattttccattttctaataGATCTAATAAAGTATCGATCTTTATTTTGTGCAGTTCtcagttttctctgctgtgGAAACTCTCAAGGTAAATGGAAACTTCTTggttttgaatgtttatttaacCATTTGGTTCTGATCAGCTGCATGTCAGCAGTTTTCAGGCTCCTTTAATATCATTTgttcaataaaagaaaacaattttactgCAATTTTAGTATCAAAGTTATTTGAGTGGATTATTGTCAATACTTTACAATTTTCTCCATGTTCATGTCAACAAGCccattgacttaaaacatttcctgtatcattttgttttccccttGTTTTGTTATTAATCCCTATCCAGTGGCAACAAAGTCAGTCCTGACTGTGTCTCCATCATGGCTGAGTCCTGGAGCTTCAGTGACTCTGAGCTGTGAGGTTAAACCTTCATCTGCAGGATGGAGGTTCTACTGGTATAAAGTTGTTCCTGATCTGTCACAGAACAACTACAGAtatgagctgctgcctggtAACATCAGTGGGACTGTAGAGAACTCCTCCATCATTActggacagaaacacacagcaggaTTTGCATGTAGAGCTGGAAGAGGAAGTCCAGAGATCTTCACTGATTACAGTGGACCAAAGTTCATCTGGTCTGCAGGTCAGTTCTGGTTTTGTCCCATCGATGCTCATGTGTTCATCTACTTTATCCATCCATGATTACTGCCAATCTTTAAAGGCTCTCAAAGATCAAATGCTCACAATGTTCTCCTCAGAGGTAtttcaaatttgtttaaaacaaaaatttaaattaactccATGCATAATCAAAATTGTATATGATTTGATGATATCTGCTGTAACACGGTAGATTTTGgtgattttatgtttctctcAGGACTCCAAGTTCTTGggttgggttttgtttatttctgtgtttttcttttcctcttttagtTTGTTCAGTCGTGTTCTAGCTCACTTTTGTTTAACCCTTTTTGATCGCTCTAGTTTTATCTTCTGATGTTACTTATTTTGGTTAGATCTGTTTCGTTCTTGTCTTCCTTTATGTCAGTCCCTTGTAATttctagttatgtttattttgttactcTAGATCTAGTGATTCTTTAGTGTCTTAGTTATTTCCTgttcctctgttttctctttctctctgtgtgtgtaatCTTCCCTGTGCCAGTCTCTCTCCCCCTCAATCTACCTTAACTCTCTCCAACTACCCACCACTGTTATCAGTCTGTTCATCAGCCCTGATCTAttgttctctctctctaccTCTGAGTATTTAAGCCTGTCTGTTCCAGTCACTAGTTGCCAGTTTGTCCTGATATCCTCTTCATCTTACTTTGTCTTTCTCCTCGTGTCACCAGTTGGATTATTTGTATTCTGTATCCTAGATTTTGTATCTTCTTCTATATTTAAAAGACAATGTAGAAGGAAAGACTGTCCAAATTGAAATAattcattattaatattaaaacagataaatatgaCCTTTTGGGTATAAAAGCTTTTTCTCTCATCCTGGATGCAGCCCGTCCTGCCAGCTCTTCTTCATTGTTTAGCTACAGATGACAACAGCACCTCTGCTTGTCTCAGTCTCCATCTTCGCTTTTCATCTCCAACGTCGTCCTGATGTCTCTCTGTTACATGTGGCTGAATTCctccacagcgccccctaggaatgtttaaaataaatcaatacagaCAATCATGAAATTCAGCCCACACATGGGACTTCATGGgatctttaaaaaaagcctCTTGAGCCCATGGTCCAAATCCAACAGGATGTCGGCCATTTTAGGATCAAAGCaaccattttgtcttttttaaacattcatcTGAGCAAACTCCTCAAAACAGCTTTTGACATACAGACATCAAAATCACTTAGCAGAGTCTCAAGGCATTGAagattaaaagttatcaaaattgTTTTGCTGCGTCAAAACATGCAGACAAAGCCAAGCCTCAAATTCTGACCATTCACCATAAAACACCATAAATTGCTCACGATCCCACAGCTGGATGACATGTTATGTTTGACATAATAGACCAGTACTGAACACATTCTCATGCTAATTTGGTGACATCACCTTTGTCAAATTCTTTCTTCTTCAGTTCTCGTCTTCTCTTCCTCCATGTTGTCCAGCTTTGTCAACAaacttttttgtcttcttttaatTCCTTTACACGGTTGACTGCAATTGGACAGCaacaagattttttaaaaagttggcaTTCCAAGAAGCctacaacaaaatgaaattacaaacaTAAGCAGTTTTATTTAGAAGTCTTATTCTAATTATGTTTCCggtctgaaaataaaagtgcaaCGTAGTTTAACAGAGCCATCTGTGAAACATCAATCCCTGAAATAgcactaaatatttttatattttaactatTATGTTCCTGTGTTTATTGTAAGCAAAGCTAACTTGAGGAATTTGCTAAAGCTCCTAAAAAATTACACAAGTCATTGTCTGCAAGCGATTAACGGACTCATTAAACCATAACCATCCTTCACCTGCAGGTTGCACCTGATTTCCCTCCTGGAGATCCTCCTCTGGGATTGTCTAATTATTTGTTATCTTTACACGGGTCATGGTAGAATGTGAGGAGTTGTACTCAGAACCTTTAGAACAAACTTAGTAGTTTTCTGGCAATCAGCTGACTACTAAACAACCAAACCAAAAATTGTAATTCAGTGATAAAAAcgcaaagacaaaaaaatggttCTATTTAACATGATTATAGCAAGTCTTAAACAACGAATGAAGAAAGTGTTAGGCTTTAGCCAGAGATTTGTCTGTCTGATTGTTGATTCTTTTCtccatgttgtttttcagatcctcatccagcagcttctctctcAGTGAGTCCTGACAGAGAGCAACACTTCACCTCTGAGTCTGTGACTCTGAACTGTGGAGGAAACTCTACTGAGTGGAGAGTGAAGGAGTTTATAAAAAACTATGATAAGTGGAGAGAGATGGGGTTTGAAGATTACTCTTATGGGTTAAGTTTTTgggatgaagatgatgaaatgACCTCTGAACACCAGTTGTCAGATTGCTCCAACTCGTGGAAAATGACTGGTTCCTCATGTACCATTAACATTCAATGGTCCCATAAAGCAGTGTACTGGTGTGAGTCTGTTTCAGGAGAGTTCAGCAATGCAGTCAACATCAGCATAAATGGTATGTTCTGTTTCAGAgctatttaaaatgaagctaacAGAATTGGTTCAACTCTTCAATGTTTCTCTCCTTCAAATAAGAAACATCAGTGAATGTTTCTAGCAGAATAGTTAGACTGTGGtgtggaaaactgcaaaaaatatgGAGTTATAATTTCTTGCAGAGATTTTGACATAATAAACTTATTACAGagcatttgatttattttaatttaaattcttggtCCAACAGAGGCACCAGATTCTGTCCTGACTGTGTCTCCATCATGGCCGAGTCCTGGAGCTTCAGTGACTCTGAGCTGTGAGGTTAAACCTTCATCTGCAGGATGGAGGTTCTACTGGTATAAAGTTGTTCCTGATCTGTCACAGAACAACTACAGAtatgagctgctgcctggtAGCTTCAATGGGACTGTAGAGAACTCCTTCATCATTActggacagaaacacacagcaggaTTTGCATGTAGAGCTGGAAGAGGAAACCCAGAATATTTGACTGATTCCAGTAAACCAACATTTGTCTGGACCACAGGTCAGTTATGTTGATTTCTTCTCAGTGCTAAAGTGTGATAAGgagataaattaattaatcttaTTTTGATATGAGACATTGTTCCAATTAACAATGAATCAAGAATAACAGAATGGACTCTGACATTATTTTATTCAAGGGTCAGAGAATAGAATGACCGTTGAGACTCTTGTTAAATCCAtgagtaaagaaagaaataactgCATCACTCTTTAATATGCACCATTTACGTAAGCATGGGATTTCCCACCAGCTTAACAAAGTAGACAGTCTTTTCACATCTTCAACACAGCAGCTTTGTGACCTTGGACAACGGTCCTCGAGTTGAAGAAGACAATAacaacttttcagaaaacatctctTAAGCAGCTTCCAGTGAATAagccaaagttgttttttcaccaCAAGTGTAGTAAAGTCATCATCTTTATCCATCCTAGTTTCATGTGCAAACTGCAATGGTTATTATCAGCCATGATCCACACGGCCAAGCTCAGGGTTGCCTAATTGCTTGCTCTCACAAGTCACTGCTTATTCTCACAAAGCTCCTTCTAATCTCAGTCTCCAGTTGGGGTTCAGCCTCACATATCCCTCAATCTCACCACCCTTCCCCAATCAGCTTCTCTGTGGTCTTTTGCGGTCCCTGACACTTGCGTACCGTATGGAACTGCTGCAGCGTGACGTCACATGCAAAAGATCCCGGCCCCCCATCGCCCTGCAGGAGGGTAGATGTGGGCGATACCAGGAATTTTGATATCAATCCGATACCAAGTAAATGCAGGGCCAGTAACGCCGACATAAATATCGTTAATAATACTTTGTCATATTTAATCTTCAACAATTCATGTTGGTGTTGCATGTTAATGTTGAGTTGTTGTAGGATGCTGCATTCAGGTCCAATGTAGGTCAACTATTCGCTACGATATACAGGACACATGTTTGTATCTGGCCacgaatatatatatatatatatatatatgtgtgtgtgtgtgtgtgtgttggtgtgtgtgtaaaaaaaattatgtttccaGATTAAAACTAGAGAGCAGTAATTTGCcccttttaaaattattttagcaatctGTCTGTGTTGATTCTTTTCTCCATGATGTTTTTCAGATCCTCAtccagcagcttctctctcAGTGAGTCCTGACAGAGAGCAACACTTCACCTCTGAGTCTGTGACTCTGAACTGTGGAGGAAACTCTACTGAGTGGAGAGTGAAGCAGTTTAGAGAAAACTCTTATGGGTTGATAGGTTTTTgggatgaagatgatgaaatgACCTCTGAACACCAGATGTCAGATTGCTCCAACTTGTGGGAAATGACTGGTTCCCCATGTACCATTAACATTCACCGGTCCCATAAAGCAGTGTACTGGTGTGAGTCTGTATCAGGAGAGTTCAGCAATGCAGTCAACATCAGCATAAATGGTATGTTACATTACAGAgctatttaaaatgaagctaacAGAATTGGTTCAACTCTTCAATGTTTCTCTTCTTCAAATAAGAAACATCAGTGAATGTTTCTAGCAGAATAGTTAGACTGTGGtgtggaaaactgcaaaaaatatgGAGTTATAATTTCTTGCAGAGATTTTGACATAATAAACTTATTACAGagcatttgatttattttaatttaaattctggGTCCAACAGTTGCACCAGATTCAGTCCTGACTGTGTCTCCATCATGGCCGAGTCCTGGAGCCTCAGTGACTCTGAGCTGTGAGGTTAAACCTTCATCTGCAGGATGGAGGTTCTACTGGTATAAAGCTGTTCCTGATCTGTCACAGAAAAACTACAGAtatgagctgctgcctggtAACATCAGTGGGACTGTAGAGAACTCCTTCATCATTActggacagaaacacacagcaggaTTTGCATGTAGAGCTGGAAGAGGAAACCCAGAATATTTGACTGATTACAGTGAACCAAAGTTCATCTGGTCTGCAGGtcagttctgtttctgttgttgctcctaTGTTCAGTCATCACCTTCATCCATCCTTGTTTTAACTATATACTTCAATATTAATTATCAACCAACCTGAAAATTCAAATGCTGAACTTTAGATTTTGTTAGAGATTATGTCTCTTAATCTGCCTTATAATTTTATTGGCtaaaaaacattgtttcctGTAAAAGATTCACATTTTCCTCAATCATCTTTTGAcacttttattaataattgatttGTTGATTGTATGTACCATGCTGTGACATGGATGACATAACTACTTCCATAATAGGGCTGTATTGTGCATGAACAGATCTGACCAGTAGCAAGCGACTCCATCAGTGGTCAATGTGTGACATGTCTGATCCAAACTGGTCTGCTATCCTCCCCACTTTCCAGCTGATTTTAGTTCCTGTACCTTTCTCCTTCCTGTTGGTGTTTTCTCTCTGTCGATcatctctttttatttcctgtttctctctgaTGCAACTGCAGCTGATGTTAAAACCCTGTATGATCATTGAGCGGTCATCTGGGTGGTGTAATGGGCAGCAATATAAACTCCAAAACATTCAAAGTGGACAAATCataaaaatactataaataaacatgcagaacagcaaacttaaataaatgaacacagcaaagtatttaaagaaaacatacaagTTAGAAAgttaaaccaaaaaatatatatatatctgccCATGGAAATGATTTGATCATGTCTTTAACATTTAAGCTAAAGAATATctgaatgaatgtttttctatctGCTTGTGTTGATTCTTTTCTCCATGATGTTTTTCAGATCCTCAtccagcagcttctctctcAGTGAGTCCTGACAGAGAGCAACACTTCACCTCTGAGTCTGTGACTCTGAACTGTGGAGGAAACTCTACTGAGTGGAGAGTGATGGGGTTCACAGAAATAACCAAAGTGTTATTTGTATCACATTGCTCCAACTGGGGGAAAATGACTGGATCTTCATGTACCATTAACAGTCGCTGGTTCCATAAATCAGTGTACTGGTGTGAGTCTGGATCAGGAGAGTTCAGCAATGCAGTCAACATCAGCATAAATGGTATGTTAATATGAAAGTTATTTTGTTCACCAGAGGAATTTTAGGCTGAATGCAATAGATcagttattttttcctcttgttttgcagatttaatgtaaattactttttatttaaaaaccgTCATTCTTTCATCAAAGTCAAGAAGGCCTAGTTTTAGATCCAAAATAATTGCTTTTCATTTAATCTTGTtcttattatatatattataaagtCTTCATTGTTATTTCACCTGCTGTTAGAAATGTTGATGCACATAGTTGCTACATAATTCACTAATAACTGTGaaatccaaatatttatttggcaaattttacaattcaaataaaagatgctcaagataaaatgtaaaacttcaatGATGAAAATCGTTTGTTCAGGTTTTTCTCTAATTGTCTCCAGCAGCTGATTTGTGACTGAAGCTTAATTTTCTCTGACTGGTTTACAGATGAAGGTCTTCTCCTGGTGAGCCCCGTCCATCCTGTGACTGAAGGAGCTTCTgttactctgagctgcagactgagaggagaaaaccaactttctaatgtgtttttctatcaCAATGACAAACTGATCCAAAGTGACAGCAGAGGAGAGCTGAATATCTCTGCAGTGTCTCAGTCAGATGAAGGTTTCTACAAGTGTGAACATTCAGGAAAAGTTTCACCTCAGAGCTGGATGGCAGTTAAAGGTGAAGACCTTAATACACTCATCTTATTGAATggttgtttcagtgtttttgttttgtgtgctATCATTGTCACAGATAATATTCCTCATTGATCTCTAAACACAGCTGCCTCCAGACCTGGAAGCTCTTCTTTCCCTGTTCTGTTGCTCGTCGGATCAGTGATTGGAATCATCGTTCTGATTCTCCTGCTGCTGATTTGTTACGTCCAAAAGCCAAAATGTGAGGCATCGTCTTCTGACTCGGTCATATTTCAACTAGAGCACATCAGCATCATAAACacttatgcatttttaaatacacacTTTCACCATAAATCTTCTTTTTGTGGACAAGGTTGTGGTTCAGAGCAGCCAGTCGGTCAGGATGAACATCTGCATCAAGTTTACTCCTCTCTCCTACATGGTCAGTCTTTCACTTTGTCCTGAATATCAACTAATCTTCTAAACATCAACTAatctttaaaacagattttaatcagaaaatatttccatctaTCCAGTTCAACTTTAATAGAAAACTTatttcttctgctgcagctttaaatctgTTCATTTGTTAAGTTTCCTTCTGTGTCACAGACATAAAGTTTCTAATTAATCTGTGTTGGACTTTCATTGACCTTTAGGTGACCTTTGTGTCTATGAAACATTAAGAGACCTTGAAAACTCTGGAAATGGTACAGTGTAAAGTCTGACTGTCAAATAATGTTGGAGGCTTTGTAAATATACCAGAACTCATCAACAATATAgtcagtttcattgtttttagttCAGAATGAAggtgtttctgtttggtttgtttcttgATTCAGAGCAACAATCTGGTAACAACAACATTTGTGTTTCCTCTAATCATGTGGACAGGGCAACTTGATGAATCAGAGAAGATCTCTGACAAAGTTGATGCAACTtcagaatgaaaaagaaaagtaggtagaaaaaaaatctcagctgtaacaatttattaaattctctaaattgtttctgttctgatattttcctcattttttaaagagTGAAAATCCAGCACAATGTCAAAGTTAATATTGTTTTCCTAAGTTGAAGTCCTGCTCCATGACTACGATGCCAGTCGATAACAAACATTGGCAAACAAAGACTTGATTAAATGCAGTGAAATTTATTCAGAGCTAAATCAGTTTATAGCAGGTTCTGAATGAacccttttaaaatatttttattatttttatctgtttatttaattGCTTTACTTACTTGCTAATAATGTAGCAGAATGAACCTTTAATATTTACCATCAGTACCTTTGACTCTCTCTTGTCTTTCAGGTCCATGGAATGAAGTTCATCAGAACCATAACAGGAAAATCTTGATTTTTCTTAGTCatgtttattatgttttgcatttgttgtCAATATAGGGAACCAGAGTTTTCTGTAGCTTTACtggcattttttatttgatctgaTATACAATCAAACGAATCGTCCACAGCTGGTGCCTGAACTACCGAAGCCTTTTTAGAGCCTGACTGTAATGGAGTGATAGCGCCATCCAGAGGACAGTAGTAATATGGCCGATAGTCCATGTAATACAGCAATAGTAAATAAGGGCTAATTGTAAACTGTGGTCAAAGTGTAACACAGAGTATGTATATTCTGTGTATAATCTTCTTTTGTGCAAACTATTTACTACTTAAATTCTGTCCTACAACGATCTAGTTCTGCCTACACTTTACACTCCAACATTTTTCTTGCTCCTGTGTTTGAGCATAAAAAGGGAATCAAACATTTAGTGTGACGGCTCCTACAGCAAGGAATCAGCTCCAGTTTGTGTCATTGCTTtaactgttttgtattttgttttaaaacttgtgcatatgtttgcatttcttttacttttctgtaaCCAGCTTGTTATGTGTTGCAGATTTCTGCCCAGGTTCCTGTTGAAAATTAGATCTGGATCTCAATGGGGTTTTTACCCGGATAAATAAaggaactaaataaaataaaatacattttttaaccaTCAGATTTTGTTGAATGCCTGTAAATGTCTAAAGAGTCTGAATGTTTCCAACAACTAGGCTTTTCCTAGGCTAGCGTTTCTCAACGGGGCGTTCAGAGGACGGCAGGGGGCAATGGCGGGATTTTTAACAAAAGTGAGGCGCTGAGATTCCTTTTGGTGGCGTTTGGTCGAAACTTTACACCTTATATGCACAACAATACCAGTTTAGACTTTGAGCAACTTGCTAAAACTGTATTGTGTAACATAGCATTACCAGAGAAAGgtaatttaacatttctacctttggagcccagagacgggtcgactgacctgaaggattttagctagcatccTATAAGCAGGTGTGAACAGGCGCTTTGGTTGGGCCCTGGCCTATGTAAATAAGGCCAGGGTCAAAGGACCCTGGACTCAGGGccttttgaccctctttcgggactTCAGGGGGGAGATcactcaaaataatgagatagtatctcattataatgagatattttttattattatttttttttacagagtggcggaaacgggcttccataccaagacaatgttgaatatgcccgattttagatctgacatattcaacacaccaccacgTAACACAGCGCTCACTGCAGGACGTTGGAAGATTGTCGTAAAGgaaaaatcggggcaaaaacaaaaaaaacaacaaaaggctTTAGCGGGAACAGCAAGATGaagaagcattatctgacggCCCCCTCACCCCGCCCCCCCaggccgcagcaaaattgccaagtcttgaccggtccgtGGTAATAAAAGGACCACTGTTGGGGACCATTGATATAGAGGATTAGATAGCATCAGCTGGAATAAATAATTAGCTAAAATGTAAATCagaggaagaaataaataaatgagtagCTTCAGTGTCTCAGATCTTCTAAAATGATTTTacttgagttttaaaaaaataagattaaactaACTTGCTGTTTCCTACTTTTACTTTATGGGgttgactttaaaaataaattaaactatcttcatttttatgtttctaactGTAGGAAGTGATAACTTTTATGATTCAGTGAGATCCTCTGCAGACCCTGGAAATGGTAACGTTTACCTGCTCAAACAGTTTGATATTAAATATGATGCTGATTTCTGACTTTGCTTCCTAGTGAATGAAATTAAAACCTTGATGTTTCAGACGCAGATGACGCCCAAAATGTCACCTACTCTCTGattgaatttaaaaactttGGACACAGGAGTGAGTTCCTCTACTACATGCATTACGCAGGATAAGAAATCTGCTCAGAGCTTCACACTTATAAATctgagtttggtttttttatgtcataatcTCATCCTGAACCAGAAGAGGGCGCTGTTTACTCTGAGGTTAACAGAACCTGTCCAGGTACAGTGTGTTTGTACTGAAATCTCTCCTCAGGTCAGATATTTCTGAACAATATTAAAGTTTAGTTACAGTTTTCCTTTTCCCCACAGAACATTTTCACACGCCTCTGCTGTAGATCTTGAACTAAATTGAAACTTTTTGCGATAATACGAGAATGAAGCATACATGTTGTCTGTAAACTGGTTCAAACCAGTATTTTCTCAAACGTTGAATTAACATGTTCATTGGTACAAATAGAGACAGAATCTCCAACAGCATTTGGGGTTAAACTCACATTTGCACCATGTTTGGTTTACATAAATCCTCTCTTCTTCCTTCACAGTGGAGCCGAGTCCTGCAGCAGCCGACGTTGTTTATTCTGAAAAGTAAGAAGAAATCTGCATGAAGATACAACCATG includes:
- the LOC116732322 gene encoding obscurin-like isoform X1, yielding MDHVLLCVLDFLILSFLCCGNSQVATKSVLTVSPSWLSPGASVTLSCEVKPSSAGWRFYWYKVVPDLSQNNYRYELLPGNISGTVENSSIITGQKHTAGFACRAGRGSPEIFTDYSGPKFIWSADPHPAASLSVSPDREQHFTSESVTLNCGGNSTEWRVKEFIKNYDKWREMGFEDYSYGLSFWDEDDEMTSEHQLSDCSNSWKMTGSSCTINIQWSHKAVYWCESVSGEFSNAVNISINEAPDSVLTVSPSWPSPGASVTLSCEVKPSSAGWRFYWYKVVPDLSQNNYRYELLPGSFNGTVENSFIITGQKHTAGFACRAGRGNPEYLTDSSKPTFVWTTDPHPAASLSVSPDREQHFTSESVTLNCGGNSTEWRVKQFRENSYGLIGFWDEDDEMTSEHQMSDCSNLWEMTGSPCTINIHRSHKAVYWCESVSGEFSNAVNISINVAPDSVLTVSPSWPSPGASVTLSCEVKPSSAGWRFYWYKAVPDLSQKNYRYELLPGNISGTVENSFIITGQKHTAGFACRAGRGNPEYLTDYSEPKFIWSADPHPAASLSVSPDREQHFTSESVTLNCGGNSTEWRVMGFTEITKVLFVSHCSNWGKMTGSSCTINSRWFHKSVYWCESGSGEFSNAVNISINDEGLLLVSPVHPVTEGASVTLSCRLRGENQLSNVFFYHNDKLIQSDSRGELNISAVSQSDEGFYKCEHSGKVSPQSWMAVKAASRPGSSSFPVLLLVGSVIGIIVLILLLLICYVQKPKCCGSEQPVGQDEHLHQVYSSLLHGDLCVYETLRDLENSGNGQLDESEKISDKVDATSE
- the LOC116732322 gene encoding obscurin-like isoform X2, which encodes MDHVLLCVLDFLILSFLCCGNSQVATKSVLTVSPSWLSPGASVTLSCEVKPSSAGWRFYWYKVVPDLSQNNYRYELLPGNISGTVENSSIITGQKHTAGFACRAGRGSPEIFTDYSGPKFIWSADPHPAASLSVSPDREQHFTSESVTLNCGGNSTEWRVKEFIKNYDKWREMGFEDYSYGLSFWDEDDEMTSEHQLSDCSNSWKMTGSSCTINIQWSHKAVYWCESVSGEFSNAVNISINEAPDSVLTVSPSWPSPGASVTLSCEVKPSSAGWRFYWYKVVPDLSQNNYRYELLPGSFNGTVENSFIITGQKHTAGFACRAGRGNPEYLTDSSKPTFVWTTDPHPAASLSVSPDREQHFTSESVTLNCGGNSTEWRVKQFRENSYGLIGFWDEDDEMTSEHQMSDCSNLWEMTGSPCTINIHRSHKAVYWCESVSGEFSNAVNISINVAPDSVLTVSPSWPSPGASVTLSCEVKPSSAGWRFYWYKAVPDLSQKNYRYELLPGNISGTVENSFIITGQKHTAGFACRAGRGNPEYLTDYSEPKFIWSADPHPAASLSVSPDREQHFTSESVTLNCGGNSTEWRVMGFTEITKVLFVSHCSNWGKMTGSSCTINSRWFHKSVYWCESGSGEFSNAVNISINDEGLLLVSPVHPVTEGASVTLSCRLRGENQLSNVFFYHNDKLIQSDSRGELNISAVSQSDEGFYKCEHSGKVSPQSWMAVKAASRPGSSSFPVLLLVGSVIGIIVLILLLLICYVQKPKCCGSEQPVGQDEHLHQVYSSLLHGQLDESEKISDKVDATSE